In a single window of the Helicobacter felis ATCC 49179 genome:
- the tatB gene encoding Sec-independent protein translocase protein TatB: protein MFGIGFFELVVILIVAIIFLGPEKFPQAIIDLARFFKAVKKTLNEAKETLDQELHIENLKQESLEYKKLFEEEQHKLKGAFDRELKDLQQVQEDLKESIARANPLDALSDEVRADEPPRPKVSLEKPPKKTHV from the coding sequence ATGTTTGGAATTGGTTTTTTTGAATTGGTTGTGATCTTAATTGTCGCCATTATCTTTTTAGGGCCGGAGAAGTTCCCCCAAGCCATCATAGATTTAGCGCGTTTTTTTAAGGCGGTGAAAAAAACCCTCAATGAGGCTAAAGAAACCCTTGATCAAGAGTTGCACATCGAAAATTTAAAACAAGAAAGTTTAGAGTATAAAAAGCTCTTTGAGGAGGAGCAACACAAGTTAAAAGGCGCGTTTGATCGCGAGCTCAAAGACCTCCAACAAGTCCAAGAGGACCTTAAAGAGAGTATCGCGCGCGCTAATCCCCTAGACGCGCTCTCTGATGAGGTGCGAGCCGATGAACCCCCTCGCCCTAAAGTGAGCCTAGAAAAACCCCCAAAGAAAACCCATGTTTGA
- the ureB gene encoding urease subunit beta has protein sequence MKKISRKEYVSMYGPTTGDRVRLGDTDLILEVEHDCTTYGEEIKFGGGKTIRDGMSQTNSPSSYELDLVLTNALIVDYTGIYKADIGIKDGKIAGIGKAGNKDMQDGVDNNLCVGPATEALAAEGLIVTAGGIDTHIHFISPQQIPTAFASGVTTMIGGGTGPADGTNATTITPGRANLKSMLRAAEEYAMNLGFLAKGNVSYEPSLRDQIEAGAIGFKIHEDWGSTPAAIHHCLNVADEYDVQVAIHTDTLNEAGCVEDTLEAIAGRTIHTFHTEGAGGGHAPDVIKMAGEFNILPASTNPTIPFTKNTEAEHMDMLMVCHHLDKSIKEDVQFADSRIRPQTIAAEDQLHDMGIFSITSSDSQAMGRVGEVITRTWQTADKNKKEFGRLKEEKGDNDNFRIKRYISKYTINPAIAHGISDYVGSVEVGKYADLVLWSPAFFGIKPNMIIKGGFIALSQMGDANASIPTPQPVYYREMFGHHGKNKFDTNITFVSQAAYKAGIKEELGLDRVVLPVKNCRNITKKDLKFNDVTAHIDVNPETYKVKVDGKEVTSKAADELSLAQLYNLF, from the coding sequence ATGAAAAAGATTTCACGAAAAGAATATGTTTCTATGTATGGTCCCACTACCGGGGATCGTGTTAGACTCGGCGACACTGATTTGATCTTAGAAGTGGAGCATGATTGCACCACTTATGGTGAAGAGATCAAATTTGGGGGCGGTAAAACTATCCGTGATGGGATGAGTCAAACCAATAGCCCTAGCTCTTATGAATTAGATTTGGTGCTCACTAACGCCCTCATTGTGGACTATACGGGCATTTACAAAGCCGACATTGGGATTAAAGACGGCAAGATTGCAGGCATTGGCAAGGCAGGCAATAAGGACATGCAAGATGGCGTAGATAATAATCTTTGCGTAGGTCCTGCTACAGAGGCTTTGGCAGCTGAGGGCTTGATTGTAACCGCTGGTGGCATCGATACGCATATTCACTTTATCTCTCCCCAACAAATCCCTACTGCTTTTGCCAGCGGGGTTACAACCATGATTGGAGGAGGCACAGGACCTGCGGATGGCACGAATGCGACCACCATCACTCCCGGACGCGCTAATCTAAAAAGTATGTTGCGTGCAGCCGAAGAATACGCCATGAATCTAGGCTTTTTGGCTAAGGGGAATGTGTCTTACGAACCCTCTTTACGCGATCAGATTGAAGCAGGGGCGATTGGTTTTAAAATCCACGAAGACTGGGGAAGCACACCTGCAGCTATTCACCACTGCCTCAATGTCGCCGATGAATACGATGTGCAAGTGGCTATCCACACCGATACCCTTAACGAGGCGGGCTGTGTAGAAGACACCCTAGAGGCGATTGCCGGGCGCACCATCCATACCTTCCACACTGAAGGGGCTGGGGGTGGACACGCTCCAGATGTTATCAAAATGGCAGGGGAATTTAACATTCTACCCGCCTCTACTAACCCGACCATTCCTTTCACCAAAAACACTGAAGCCGAGCACATGGACATGTTAATGGTGTGCCACCACTTGGATAAAAGTATCAAGGAAGATGTGCAGTTTGCCGATTCGAGGATTCGCCCCCAAACTATCGCGGCTGAAGACCAACTCCATGACATGGGGATCTTTTCTATCACCAGCTCCGACTCTCAGGCTATGGGACGCGTAGGCGAGGTGATCACACGCACTTGGCAGACAGCAGACAAAAACAAAAAAGAGTTTGGGCGCTTGAAAGAGGAAAAAGGCGATAACGACAACTTCCGCATCAAACGCTACATCTCTAAATACACCATCAACCCCGCGATCGCGCATGGGATTTCTGACTATGTGGGCTCTGTGGAAGTGGGCAAATACGCCGACCTCGTGCTTTGGAGTCCGGCTTTCTTTGGCATTAAGCCCAATATGATTATTAAGGGCGGATTTATTGCGCTCTCTCAAATGGGCGATGCCAATGCGTCTATTCCCACCCCTCAGCCCGTCTATTACCGTGAAATGTTTGGACACCATGGGAAAAACAAATTCGACACCAATATCACTTTCGTGTCCCAAGCGGCTTACAAGGCAGGGATCAAAGAAGAACTAGGGCTAGATCGCGTGGTATTGCCAGTGAAAAACTGTCGCAATATCACTAAAAAGGACCTCAAATTCAACGATGTGACCGCACATATTGATGTCAACCCTGAAACCTATAAGGTGAAAGTGGATGGCAAAGAGGTAACCTCTAAAGCAGCAGATGAATTGAGCCTAGCGCAACTTTATAATTTGTTCTAG
- a CDS encoding HoxN/HupN/NixA family nickel/cobalt transporter: MYAWLPYGVVITFLHLLVIILLVLADNATLYGTALTAYILGSRHAFDADHIACIDNTVRKLTQQKQDAMGVGFYFSLGHSSVVILVTIVSAVAFHWIKQHAPLLEEIGGALGMGIAGVFLLLVGILNTFILIDLFKVLHASRGNKHSQEALETMLDENSLMKRFFSFLFGFISKSWHVFPVGFLFGLGFGTASQIALLALASTTFEISILGMLALPLAFAAGMTLFDTCDGIFMVKAYDWAFKTPVRKIYYNITITSLGVVVALGIGTIQLFQMLSAQMHWEFGGLLGYIQNLDFEHLGYYIVGVFVLVWAISYGIWKFGRIEERWSMPCSPRVGQRSLRVD, encoded by the coding sequence ATGTATGCTTGGTTACCTTATGGCGTGGTCATTACATTCTTGCACTTATTGGTTATTATCTTATTGGTTTTAGCAGACAATGCAACCCTCTATGGCACGGCTCTCACCGCTTACATCTTGGGGAGTCGCCACGCTTTTGATGCCGATCATATTGCCTGCATTGATAACACCGTGCGCAAACTTACCCAGCAAAAACAAGATGCTATGGGCGTAGGCTTTTACTTTTCTTTAGGGCATTCTAGCGTAGTGATTTTGGTAACTATTGTGAGTGCTGTTGCCTTTCATTGGATCAAGCAACACGCCCCTCTCTTAGAAGAAATCGGTGGAGCACTTGGCATGGGCATTGCGGGCGTTTTCTTGCTCTTAGTGGGTATTTTAAACACCTTTATCTTGATAGACCTCTTTAAAGTCTTGCATGCTAGCCGTGGAAACAAGCACAGTCAAGAGGCTTTAGAAACCATGCTTGATGAAAATAGTCTGATGAAACGCTTCTTTAGCTTTTTGTTTGGCTTCATTTCTAAAAGTTGGCATGTCTTTCCTGTAGGCTTTCTCTTTGGACTAGGTTTTGGCACGGCTAGCCAAATTGCTCTCTTGGCTTTAGCAAGCACGACCTTTGAAATCAGCATTTTAGGAATGTTGGCCCTGCCTCTTGCCTTTGCTGCAGGAATGACTCTCTTTGATACCTGCGATGGGATTTTTATGGTGAAAGCTTATGATTGGGCGTTTAAAACCCCTGTGCGCAAGATTTATTACAACATTACCATCACGAGTTTGGGGGTGGTTGTGGCTTTGGGGATTGGAACTATCCAGCTCTTCCAAATGTTGAGTGCCCAAATGCATTGGGAGTTTGGCGGTTTGTTAGGTTATATCCAAAACTTGGATTTTGAACATTTGGGTTACTACATTGTGGGCGTGTTTGTGTTGGTGTGGGCAATCTCTTATGGGATTTGGAAATTTGGGCGCATTGAAGAGAGGTGGAGCATGCCCTGTTCCCCTAGAGTAGGGCAGAGATCGCTTCGCGTAGATTGA
- a CDS encoding urease accessory protein UreF, which yields MQTDFMLLQINDAMFPIGSYTHSFGLETYIQHKEVFDKASALAYMQAFLSTQFLYSDLLSLKLAYTYARENALEPLLRIEERIALATPPLELRNANQKLGSRFLKTLMALNLPPHAFFHTYTQQSTTPTHATGYGVFCACFDLDLEIALKHYLYAQSSNAVINCVKTIPLAQNDGQRILLALQESFVEILQTLEGLDESYLCAASVHNDIKAMQHEHLYSRLYMS from the coding sequence ATGCAAACAGATTTCATGCTCTTACAAATCAACGATGCCATGTTTCCCATTGGCTCTTACACGCATTCCTTTGGGCTAGAAACCTATATCCAGCATAAAGAGGTTTTTGACAAAGCAAGCGCGCTAGCTTACATGCAGGCTTTCTTAAGCACACAATTTTTATACAGCGATTTACTCAGCTTGAAGCTAGCCTATACTTATGCTAGGGAGAACGCGCTAGAACCCCTACTACGTATAGAAGAGCGCATCGCGCTAGCCACTCCACCCCTAGAATTGCGCAACGCGAATCAAAAGCTAGGGAGTCGTTTTTTAAAAACCCTCATGGCATTGAATTTACCCCCCCATGCCTTTTTCCACACCTACACCCAACAAAGCACCACTCCCACGCATGCGACCGGCTATGGTGTGTTTTGCGCCTGCTTTGACTTGGATTTAGAAATAGCCCTCAAGCACTATCTTTATGCGCAGAGTTCTAACGCGGTGATCAACTGCGTAAAAACCATCCCTCTAGCCCAAAATGACGGGCAACGCATTTTATTAGCCCTACAAGAGAGCTTTGTAGAAATTTTACAAACCCTAGAGGGCTTGGACGAGTCGTATCTGTGTGCGGCAAGTGTGCATAACGACATCAAAGCGATGCAACACGAGCATTTATACTCCAGACTTTATATGTCTTAA
- the ureA gene encoding urease subunit alpha: protein MKLTPKELDKLMLHYAGRLAEERLARGVKLNYTEAVALISARVMEKARDGNKSVADLMQEGRTWLKKENVMDGVASMIHEVGIEANFPDGTKLVTIHTPVEDNGKLAPGEVFLKNEDITINAGKEAISLKVKNKGDRPVQVGSHFHFFEVNKLLDFDRAKAFGKRLDIASGTAVRFEPGEEKSVELIDIGGNKRIYGFNSLVDRQADADGKKLGLKRAKEKGFGSVNCGCEATKDKQ, encoded by the coding sequence ATGAAACTAACGCCTAAAGAACTAGACAAGTTAATGCTCCATTATGCGGGCAGATTGGCAGAAGAACGCTTGGCGCGTGGTGTGAAACTCAATTACACCGAAGCGGTCGCGCTCATTAGCGCGCGTGTGATGGAAAAGGCGCGTGATGGTAATAAAAGCGTGGCGGATTTGATGCAAGAAGGCAGGACTTGGCTTAAAAAAGAAAATGTGATGGACGGCGTAGCAAGCATGATTCATGAAGTGGGGATTGAAGCTAACTTCCCCGATGGAACCAAGCTTGTAACTATCCACACTCCGGTAGAGGATAATGGCAAATTAGCCCCCGGCGAGGTCTTCTTAAAAAATGAGGACATTACTATTAACGCCGGCAAAGAAGCCATTAGCTTGAAAGTGAAAAATAAAGGCGATCGTCCTGTGCAGGTGGGATCACATTTCCACTTCTTCGAAGTGAATAAGCTCTTGGACTTCGATCGCGCAAAAGCTTTTGGCAAACGCCTAGACATTGCATCTGGAACAGCGGTGCGCTTTGAACCCGGGGAGGAAAAAAGTGTGGAACTCATTGACATCGGCGGGAATAAGCGCATCTATGGCTTTAATTCTTTGGTGGATCGCCAAGCCGATGCCGATGGTAAAAAACTCGGCTTAAAACGCGCTAAAGAAAAAGGTTTTGGGTCTGTAAACTGCGGTTGTGAAGCGACTAAAGATAAACAATAA
- a CDS encoding AmiS/UreI family transporter gives MLGLVLLYVAVVLISNGVSGLANVDAKSKAIMNYFVGGLSIVCNVVAIIYSTFHPTPPATGPEDVAQVSQHLINFYGPATGLLFGFTYLYAAINNTFNLDWKPYGWYCLFVTINTIPAAILSHYSDALDDHRLLGITEGDWWAFIWLAWGVLWLTGWIECALGKSLGKFVPWLAIVEGVITAWIPAWLLFIQHWS, from the coding sequence ATGTTAGGTCTTGTGTTATTGTATGTTGCGGTCGTGCTGATCAGCAACGGAGTTAGTGGGCTTGCAAATGTGGATGCCAAAAGCAAAGCCATCATGAACTACTTTGTGGGGGGACTCTCCATTGTGTGTAATGTGGTCGCTATCATTTATTCCACTTTCCACCCCACCCCCCCTGCAACTGGTCCAGAAGATGTCGCGCAGGTGTCTCAACACCTCATTAACTTCTATGGTCCAGCGACTGGTCTATTGTTTGGTTTTACCTACTTGTATGCTGCCATCAACAACACTTTCAATCTCGATTGGAAACCCTATGGCTGGTATTGCTTGTTTGTAACCATCAACACTATCCCAGCGGCCATTCTTTCTCACTATTCCGATGCGCTTGATGATCACCGCCTCTTAGGAATCACTGAGGGCGATTGGTGGGCTTTCATTTGGCTTGCTTGGGGTGTTTTGTGGCTCACTGGTTGGATTGAATGCGCACTTGGTAAGAGTCTAGGTAAATTTGTTCCATGGCTTGCCATCGTCGAGGGCGTGATCACCGCTTGGATTCCTGCTTGGCTACTCTTTATCCAACACTGGTCTTGA
- a CDS encoding urease accessory protein UreD, with translation MEHKTTYAQASKLYLRTAIGAHGRCVIADNYFSPPFKLMPPFHEKGALSEIMLLVVGAGMLKGDAQDIKIEIGKGCQLKLSSQSFEKIFDTEDGYASRDTHVVVEENALLDFSPLPIIPFANAHFKNHTQIVLHPHSELLYSEIMAAGRIAHGEAFAFNKIHSTLEICYQDSQNCQLLFVDNTILDPARMELTNPCMFDSYTHYLNMLIFTKRLAQEAIQALLEESKLNGGLSALPSRLPQEYSSLCLKALACGSEPLLNLREAISALL, from the coding sequence ATGGAGCACAAAACTACCTACGCCCAAGCCTCTAAACTCTATTTGAGGACGGCGATCGGAGCACATGGGCGTTGCGTGATCGCAGATAACTACTTTAGTCCTCCCTTTAAGCTCATGCCTCCCTTCCATGAAAAAGGCGCGCTGAGTGAGATCATGCTTTTAGTCGTGGGGGCGGGCATGCTGAAGGGCGATGCGCAGGATATTAAGATCGAAATAGGCAAGGGTTGCCAACTCAAACTCTCTTCTCAGAGTTTTGAAAAAATCTTTGATACGGAAGATGGGTACGCTAGCCGTGATACGCATGTGGTGGTGGAAGAAAACGCTTTGTTAGATTTTTCCCCCCTACCCATCATTCCCTTTGCCAACGCGCATTTTAAAAACCACACGCAAATCGTGCTACACCCTCATTCTGAGTTGCTCTATAGCGAGATCATGGCAGCAGGGCGCATCGCGCACGGGGAAGCCTTTGCCTTTAATAAAATCCATTCCACGCTTGAGATCTGTTACCAAGACTCCCAAAATTGCCAACTCCTCTTTGTGGATAACACGATTTTAGACCCCGCGCGCATGGAACTAACCAACCCATGCATGTTCGATTCTTACACCCACTATCTCAATATGCTCATCTTCACCAAGCGGCTAGCACAAGAGGCGATCCAAGCCCTCTTAGAAGAGTCTAAGCTCAATGGCGGGCTCAGTGCTCTGCCCTCCCGCTTGCCTCAAGAATACAGCAGTCTGTGCCTCAAAGCCCTAGCCTGTGGCTCTGAACCCTTGCTCAATCTACGCGAAGCGATCTCTGCCCTACTCTAG
- a CDS encoding urease accessory protein UreE: protein MLVERVLGNLKGGASSKRLDFIDLEWFDAQKRMGRFTSQQGAEIVLKLKNPPKLGLSDGDILFEDAHSLIAINIIPTEVICIYARDYAQVAKICYEVGNRHASLYYGEQDLSFKTPFEKPLKILFEKLGARHEVLKSKLDSSRRISVSAPHADPLGSTMPLKFQDSDQLTIIKR, encoded by the coding sequence TTGCTAGTAGAGCGCGTGTTGGGCAATCTTAAAGGGGGAGCTAGTTCCAAGAGGCTAGATTTTATAGATTTGGAGTGGTTTGATGCCCAAAAAAGAATGGGGCGTTTTACCTCCCAACAAGGCGCAGAGATTGTTTTAAAGCTTAAAAACCCTCCTAAGTTGGGTTTGAGCGATGGGGATATTCTCTTTGAAGATGCCCACTCTCTGATCGCGATCAATATTATTCCTACCGAAGTGATCTGTATCTACGCGCGCGACTACGCCCAAGTGGCTAAAATTTGTTACGAAGTGGGCAACCGCCACGCCTCGCTTTACTACGGCGAGCAAGATTTGAGTTTTAAAACCCCATTTGAAAAACCCCTTAAAATCCTTTTTGAAAAGCTGGGGGCAAGGCATGAGGTTTTAAAAAGCAAATTGGATAGCTCTAGACGCATTAGCGTGAGCGCACCCCATGCCGATCCGCTAGGCTCAACCATGCCCTTAAAATTCCAAGACAGCGATCAGCTCACCATCATTAAAAGATAA
- a CDS encoding PP0621 family protein, whose amino-acid sequence MQFLIAIFLIGWIIHLLSKITRLSKPSKKDGVENLVECAVCKTYVSSQEAIVSRGRVFCSQHCLQKGH is encoded by the coding sequence ATGCAATTTTTAATCGCTATATTTTTAATCGGCTGGATCATCCATCTCCTCTCTAAAATCACCAGACTCTCTAAACCATCTAAAAAAGATGGGGTAGAAAACCTAGTTGAATGCGCAGTTTGTAAGACCTATGTTTCTAGTCAAGAGGCGATTGTGAGTCGTGGGCGCGTGTTTTGTAGCCAACATTGTTTACAAAAAGGGCATTAA
- the ureG gene encoding urease accessory protein UreG encodes MVKIGVCGPVGSGKTALIEALTRAMSQEYSIGVITNDIYTKEDAEFLCKNSVMPRERIIGVETGGCPHTAIREDASMNLEAVEELHAKFPDIELMFIESGGDNLSTTFNPELADFTIFVIDVAEGDKIPRKGGPGITRSDLLIINKIDLAPYVGADLGVMERDSKKMRPNKPFLFTNIRSKEGLDAVISWIKKYALLED; translated from the coding sequence ATGGTTAAAATAGGGGTTTGCGGGCCTGTGGGCAGTGGCAAAACGGCGTTGATCGAGGCGCTCACCCGCGCGATGAGCCAAGAATACAGCATCGGGGTGATCACCAACGATATCTACACCAAAGAGGACGCAGAGTTTTTATGTAAAAATTCGGTCATGCCCAGAGAGCGCATTATTGGGGTAGAAACTGGGGGATGTCCGCACACTGCCATTAGAGAGGACGCGTCCATGAACTTGGAGGCGGTGGAGGAGTTGCATGCCAAATTCCCCGATATTGAACTCATGTTCATTGAGAGTGGAGGGGATAATCTCTCCACCACCTTTAACCCCGAGCTAGCTGACTTTACGATCTTTGTGATCGATGTAGCAGAGGGAGATAAAATCCCACGCAAGGGCGGACCGGGCATCACGCGCTCCGATCTGCTCATCATCAATAAGATCGATCTAGCTCCCTATGTGGGTGCGGATTTGGGCGTGATGGAGCGTGATTCTAAGAAAATGCGCCCCAACAAACCCTTTTTATTCACCAATATCCGCTCTAAAGAGGGCTTGGACGCGGTGATTAGCTGGATCAAAAAATACGCCCTGTTAGAAGACTAA
- the rsmG gene encoding 16S rRNA (guanine(527)-N(7))-methyltransferase RsmG has translation MNTQTLDRFSALLLEWNRTHALSGAKHLTQVQAQITDSVRVLDFIQPFKTCLDIGSGAGFPAIPLAIHCPKAHFTLLEPNAKKIAFLHHVKMTLALDNITLKRVRLQDLPPMSVELITSRALMGAQELITLSTPFLESGGHFLFYKGSLLEQEIACLPSECFNYGKRVYFYRQKEEVCNF, from the coding sequence ATGAACACGCAGACACTCGATCGCTTTAGCGCACTTCTATTAGAATGGAATCGCACCCACGCTTTGAGTGGGGCAAAACATTTAACCCAAGTCCAAGCCCAGATTACGGACAGCGTGCGGGTGTTGGATTTTATCCAGCCCTTTAAAACTTGTTTGGATATTGGGAGCGGAGCGGGCTTTCCAGCTATTCCTTTGGCTATCCATTGCCCTAAAGCGCATTTCACCCTCCTAGAACCCAATGCTAAAAAAATCGCTTTTCTCCACCATGTAAAAATGACCTTAGCTTTAGACAATATAACCCTCAAGCGCGTGCGTCTCCAAGACCTCCCCCCTATGTCTGTAGAGCTCATCACTTCTAGGGCGTTAATGGGTGCACAGGAACTTATCACCCTTAGCACGCCTTTTTTAGAATCGGGAGGGCATTTCTTATTTTACAAGGGGAGTTTACTAGAACAAGAAATCGCTTGTTTACCTAGCGAGTGTTTTAACTATGGAAAACGCGTGTATTTTTACCGCCAAAAGGAAGAAGTATGCAATTTTTAA
- the queA gene encoding tRNA preQ1(34) S-adenosylmethionine ribosyltransferase-isomerase QueA, translating into MTDIPLEFSLSSYHYDLPAEYIASTPLLPPERAKLLVYKRATGRITHSTFAHVFDFFPQDALVVLNDTKVIKARLYGRKASGGKVELLIHNPHSLHHFNAQIKGRVPQGGLIELDQGYSCEVLTPPANLRQVCFYHHQHPLKWEEVLDMLELLGHMPIPPYLKRADTPTDTQTYQSVFAKHAGAIAAPTASLHFSESAKEHLLAHFQHAFLTLHVGAGTFVGVECEDIRQHPMHSEALFIPEETQRALDHAPYILCVGTTALRGVEHYKRGNVLKPCDLFLHPGNPVSHVQALLTNFHLPKSTLIMLVASMVGLEKCLELYKIAIEHHYRFYSYGDGMLIL; encoded by the coding sequence ATGACTGACATTCCTTTAGAGTTTTCACTCTCCAGTTACCACTATGACCTGCCCGCCGAATACATCGCCTCCACCCCCCTACTGCCCCCAGAGCGGGCCAAACTCTTGGTCTATAAACGCGCTACTGGGCGCATCACTCATAGCACTTTTGCCCATGTCTTTGATTTTTTTCCCCAAGACGCGCTTGTGGTGCTCAATGACACTAAAGTTATCAAAGCGCGTTTGTATGGGCGCAAAGCGAGCGGAGGTAAAGTGGAACTCTTGATCCACAACCCCCATAGCCTCCACCACTTTAATGCCCAAATCAAGGGGCGAGTCCCTCAAGGGGGGCTGATCGAGCTAGATCAAGGCTATAGCTGTGAAGTGCTAACTCCCCCTGCTAATTTACGCCAAGTGTGTTTTTACCACCACCAACACCCCCTAAAATGGGAAGAGGTGTTAGACATGCTCGAACTTCTAGGACACATGCCCATCCCGCCCTATCTCAAGCGCGCCGACACGCCTACAGACACGCAAACCTATCAAAGTGTTTTTGCCAAGCACGCCGGAGCCATCGCCGCACCCACCGCTTCACTGCATTTCTCAGAGAGCGCCAAAGAACACCTTTTAGCCCACTTTCAGCACGCCTTTTTGACCTTGCATGTAGGTGCGGGCACTTTTGTAGGCGTGGAATGCGAAGATATTAGGCAACACCCCATGCACTCTGAGGCGTTGTTTATCCCTGAGGAAACCCAGCGCGCCCTAGATCACGCCCCCTATATTCTCTGCGTGGGCACAACAGCTCTTAGAGGAGTGGAACATTATAAAAGGGGGAATGTCTTAAAGCCTTGTGATCTCTTTTTACATCCGGGCAATCCCGTATCCCATGTCCAAGCCTTGCTGACCAATTTCCACCTCCCCAAGTCTACGCTGATCATGTTGGTCGCCTCTATGGTCGGACTTGAAAAATGCCTAGAACTCTACAAGATCGCTATAGAACACCACTACCGTTTTTATTCTTATGGCGATGGAATGCTCATTTTATGA
- the tatC gene encoding twin-arginine translocase subunit TatC, with protein sequence MFEDLKPHLEELRKRLLICVAVLVGAFFLCFNFWDRIFAWIKASYAGKLIQISPIEGVMVAIKVSFFASLALAMPIIFWQLWLFVAPGLYKHEKKMALPFVFSGTTMFVIGAGFAYYVVFPFVIHYLANFGSAVFEANISASSYVSFFTRLILGFGVAFELPVLAFFLAKMGLITDATLKAYFKYAIVVIFIIAAIITPPDAMSQICMALPLIGLYGLSILIAKIVNPAPKNIHD encoded by the coding sequence ATGTTTGAAGACTTAAAACCGCATCTTGAAGAGTTGCGTAAGCGTTTGCTGATTTGTGTTGCCGTGCTGGTGGGCGCGTTCTTCCTATGCTTTAACTTTTGGGATCGCATCTTTGCGTGGATCAAAGCCTCTTATGCGGGCAAGTTGATCCAAATCTCGCCCATTGAGGGAGTGATGGTAGCCATCAAGGTAAGTTTTTTTGCCTCGTTAGCATTGGCTATGCCCATCATCTTTTGGCAACTCTGGCTCTTTGTTGCCCCCGGGCTTTACAAGCATGAGAAAAAGATGGCTCTACCTTTTGTCTTCTCGGGCACAACGATGTTTGTCATAGGGGCGGGTTTTGCCTACTATGTGGTCTTCCCCTTTGTGATTCATTACTTGGCTAATTTTGGGAGCGCGGTGTTTGAAGCCAATATCTCGGCTTCTAGTTATGTGAGTTTCTTTACACGGCTGATCTTGGGCTTTGGGGTGGCGTTTGAACTGCCCGTTTTAGCCTTTTTTCTAGCCAAAATGGGCCTGATCACGGATGCGACTCTCAAGGCTTATTTCAAATACGCGATCGTGGTGATCTTCATCATCGCAGCCATCATCACCCCCCCCGATGCGATGAGCCAAATTTGCATGGCTCTGCCTCTAATCGGGCTTTATGGGCTCTCGATCTTGATTGCTAAAATTGTCAATCCCGCCCCTAAAAATATCCATGACTGA